The Juglans microcarpa x Juglans regia isolate MS1-56 chromosome 8D, Jm3101_v1.0, whole genome shotgun sequence genomic sequence tccCCATTAATAATTGACAATTGTCTTCAAAAGAGATGCCGGAATGGATAGAAAATAGTTATATTTAATGAGTAATGAATGCTAAATACAGCATACAGTTGTAGAATTTACAAATAtcgtgcagtcgttttgaaaaaagagtatagtctacaattaaaaaactaattttatttttatgtgggtccatatttattcattttttttaaagtgattgcacgacGTTCACACACTCataactgtaactatcatttcccATATTTAATACATCTCTATTAGTGCAAAGGTGTTGCATTAGGAAAAGACATCCTTCTGTGTACTTGATGGAGCTTCTACTAGCTTACAATCTCTACCATTGCTATTGTTACATTTGTATAGTGCAATCAtctctattttttcatttagaCATTAAAGCATTCTTTTTCACAACCTCGGCCTTTTGGAACTGAAAAATAGGTAATTGCACATATGTTCTAGATCACAAATTATGCAGAAGGCAAGCTGTTGTGCTCTTGGCTACAAGAAGTATAGAGAAGAACAAGAGTAACAACAGTGAGTGCATGGACGTTGAAGGCTTGAAACAGCATGCATGTCCATGTGAAATTACAAGCTTTGTGCAATCAGAACAACTATTACAgagactatatatatgtatatataatatatagcagTTAAATAGATCAGTAATTGGCATCCTATGGCTTTTTCTCTCTTTGATCTTTCGGGGAGGCCGTTGTGTGAGAATAATGGTAGAAATATTTAAGAAACTCATCCACCACAGGCTGCACCGCATTCGGTAGCACAACCACCTCCATAATAGTACTGGGTATCAGATGCAGAAGCTTTTTCCTTCGAAACACCATCAGCACAATTAAAGATTATGATAGAGATTAGAGAAAGACTAATTACCAAAGCTGCCCAGAAAACTAGGACAGCACCGAAAGTGTTATTACTATTATCAGCAAGTACACGGCCTCCATCCAAGAAGTTGATAACCTCTCTTAGTTCCCTCACCATCTACTTCTTCACCTCCTTGATCTCTGGTCTGGGGTTAATGGGTTTGCTTTTAAGGAAGTGAGCATCCTTCACCACTTAGCTAGGCTTCTTATATAAGCTACAAGCTCAAGCCATTACCCATCCTCCATTAACAATTAAGTGGAAtcctctgatctctctctctctctctctctctctctctctctctccaaattcttatttagaaaaagaaaaatataaaaactttaaTATACAATCTGtagatatttttgtatttttgtctTTTAGTAGGTGGAGTTTATTTCGTTCCAAAAATGTAATGTATTGGATCACTAGTGTTGTAAGCATATATAGGGTACGGTTTATGACGTACTTCTGGTATCTGTCATGCATAGAAAAGAATTAGAGGGTTTTTATATTACGTACAAAGCTCGAGATGACTAGTAATGCTACAGATCGAGTAATGCTAGTTACGAGTCTAAAATATACAAGTCTAAAAGCTTTGATAATATGTCATGAAGAAATTAAAGATTAGGGTGGTTGTTTTTAATTCTCTTCTTCTAGCTAGTGGTTGAAGCTTATCTTTATCatgtgtacgtacgtacaacATTAATATAGTACCTATTGGATGAATATCATGAGTACTTATACGTACAAGTTTAAATTCCAAATCTCTTTAATTCCCATCTTTCGACGACTCCTCCCTATATATCTTCCTtctatttataacttttatgcTGATCAAGAGTACGTACTTTCTGTGATTCTCTTGAATTTCTTGCACCAGAATTGGCAGGCAAAACCACGAATTTTGACATGAAGAACAGTAGGTCAATATTGCCACTAAATAAACTATAATGGCCTCTGGGAATTAATATATACCCATTTTTATATCCCACTCTTTCTTGtcataaaatagatatatgcatGTGTGGGTGGAAACCTCTATTATTACATAGAAATTGTCTTTTAAATCCATTCATGATGATCAGCAGCCGTTCATGAAATCATgaatatggtggtggtggtggtggtcttTGACGTTATAGGTCAGTCTAGCTATATACTGATCGACTCAGCACTTAGCAATTATATCAAAATGACCCTCGTGTTTTACAACGACAATAATTCAAGACTTTCCATGATCGATCTAGATCTTCATCCGGCCTGGGGGAGGCTGGAACTGGTCCGATATTAGAATCTCTAGAATAGTAGTACTGTTCCATATGTCAGCTgggatttaatatatatatatatatatatatatagatattggCAAAGTGGAGTTCTCTTGAAGCCTGCAGCTTCTTTCCGACAAAGAGAACAATAATAGCAATAAAGTAACATTATTAGGTCCGGCTGCAAGTTTGTTGAAACGAATAAGGAATTGGTCAAGTTAGACTTCATGCATGTATGCACTTTTCttacataaaacaaaataaaatttgtcgATCGCATTCAGGACTAGTACTGCAATATCTTTTTATGCATCATCCGTGATGATTATAAGAccttaaatatatgtaaaattcaattcattattaatttTGCAAGCTATTATCCAAAAGTTCTATGACTTTTAGATCAATGGTTGGGTCTTTAAAAATTGGTATCAAAGTAGAGACCACTTCACAAGTTGATCAAGTCACGGAGGGGATGATCTAtaagttgaattaaaatgtCTTAGTACTTGTATGGGCATATATAGTGTTAAGTCATTGACTACTAATAGATGAGTGAATCCGTTAAAAGGGAAACAGCTACCAACAAGTCAGTATCGATAGAGTGAGCCGTCGTGGATGTTGAATTCAGAAGTATGGTAGAATGTAagtttaatcaaattagtatctAACAGTCTTAAAACTTTTAAATCAATGGTTAAGTCTTTAATAGCCTAGGGTTCAGTTCACCCAAGATCGCCAAGAGcatagttgaaaaaaaaaaaaaaatgaaattcttcATTAGTTGTTGGAGTACTGTTGGTGCTTTTGAACTGATATTCCGCGCGCGCATGCTGCACACAATCTTAGTGGAACAGTTGATGATTGACCAAGTCTGTGATTCCCAAGTACAAGGAAAGGACTATTATGCTATTGAATTATTATTGGAGCACCACATGATCAGCTGCATCCATGGTCTTTAGCTGCATATGCTCATGGTGATCGACATTTGTGTATGTTATCATGTGCTGCTAGTTTTATGTGTATTCGTTGATGGTCGCTTCTGTGGCCTAAGAGTCTCCTGGCCTGCACAAAATCTGAACAAAACAGGCTCAAGATTTTACACCGAACTTGAGCAGATTTTTCAATGCccgaatattaattttatgggTGCGTGCTACTTGATTGCCCTATCTTGTGTAGTACTGTTGAAATTGCATGCCATGCATGATTCCACTTCATTCAAGACTGCTCGGTTTGGATatacaaaatatctcatctcatcttattttatctcatcattcccacagaaaatataataaacaattcaactttttcaaatttcaaaacaaaaataatactaaaaaattatattctaacaatattttattcaactttcaataaaacatattatctcattttatctgaactgcgtaaccaaatgaggcctaccctgtttggattcaaatgtggtttcatctcatctcattattacaattttttaaaattttcacacaaaatataataaacaattcaaccttttcaaatcccaaaataataataatattaaaaaataatattttaacaatattttattcaacaactcatctaaaatcacctatcccatttcatctcactatccaaaccagcccttTTCATGTCCGAGTCCCATTGTAATTCTATGAAGCTTTCATATATAAAGTGAACAATCTCCATGGATTTGCTAATGATTCTCTCTGATCATGATCTTTTAATTTGAGAGGAAAATTAGATCTTTTCACGATCTCCATGCCTGCTCCACGTTCAACCTGGCTGTAATGAGACATATCCGTGCCTAATCACAAAAATTTCAAGCTCATAAAAGGGAATATAGCTAACAGTGTTAAAGGTCTTGagggtatatatatatcttcatcctttcttattgaattatatatatacaagtaatGGGATATTCCTTTCTTTTGGTTTCATCTTCCTTGTCCATAATTAACTACTGTCTTACATATTCCATCTccataagaatatatatatatatatatgatgactTCTGCCAGCTGCTCATGTTataatcatttttccttttcttttacatgGCCTCTGGGAATCTTGTTCAGGAACTTCGAGTCGAACGCATTGTATTTTCCTTTCATGTTTTCCATAGCTTCTTCAACAAAATTATCTACTTGGTACCGAAATTTATCGTACAGCAATGGCAGTGTTTCCATGCAAAGAAAGCCTGCAAATGAAATGACGATATGCAGCCAAGAATTAGAAGGTCACCAACTTGACAATAGGGGAATTAAAGGAGACAAAGTTCTTACCAAAATAAATGAGATTCAGAAAGCTGAAATATGACCCAACGACTGataatatataaagagaaagaatTGCCTGAAAGACCAGTAAAGGGAGACGAccttaaatatattttagtgTAGTACTAGATATATAGCAGTGAATTAAAGGAGAAGTACTGCTGTGTTTAATCTTTGTACCGAAAGGAAACGTCGTAGATCTCTTTCATATGCAATGTTCAGGAGCTTTGGCAAAAACTCGTTCAACACTGTGAGCAAGGTGGAAGCTACTTCTCTGAATTCAGAGTACGACCGCAGCATAGGATCATGGATGTTGGGGGGAATCTTCCTGAAGAAATTTAATGAGTTGAATATATACTTGAGAAAGATGCATGGGATAGAGAAAGGCTATTCAtcatacatctctctctctctctctctctctctctctctctctcttgcaagATGACTTGAATATGACAGATCAGTGTATGTATGAAATCAGCAAGAAATTAAGAAGTCCGTACGTACCAGTTGAAATTATCTTGAATGGAGGTCCATATGAAGAAAACGAGCATGGTGGTGATGATGATGTGACAGAGGAAAGTAACCAGGTTGTACTCAGCAACTTCGAAAAGAAACCATAAGACTGTCATCCCAATCAAAAGTGCAGCTGATACAGTTCTAGAAGATTCGTTGCTCCACAACAACACATCTGCCACTGCAAATTGAATgttctaatttaattatgagGGTCTTTGATCGATGGCCCATTATTGCACTCATAATTTCCAAACACAAATCATGAGTTGGAAGCtgatatttcaactttgatagACTGGAAATTAAGCTTTTCACCTTCATATTCTTTTGTACATTCTTAAATATGATCGAAGATTATGTTCTTAACTCGTAAACACAAACTAAAATGGAACAGCAATGAAATTCTGatactattatatatgtttCATAATCTCATCGATCCATTGTCGTCGAGCTTTGACTGCTTCcatgtattattttaattattatgcatTAATCAACATTTGTCAAGCAGATGAACATAtagattgtgtttttttatgtttttctccACAAGAAATGCATTAATATGATCagtgaaagaaaaatgctgCAATTTTTCAGAGGTTTTTTCATGGAACTAGAATGGATATATATTGAGACAGCACCTTTTCCTCCTCCGAGCGCTTCATGTACAGACCTTCCACCTAGAAAAAGATTTGAATGTCGTACCTGTGCCATGGTTTTTCACATAAAGTTAGTGTGTAAGCACCGCTGctaatattttctccatttaagctaccatatatatatatatggaacctAGGGAGGGGTTCTAAGCTTGATACTAAAGTAAAGCTGCCATAAAGCAAGGAATGGCTTGGGACTTCGCTCTCGGGGAATTACTTTGCATGCCCGCCACATCTTTTACGTACGTTCTAAATTAATTCACTGATTAGTTAACCAAGCGTTTCATAACCTGTACAAGCAATCTATTCCAAATTGTAattagagaaatgctttaactataaaaatatctcataagaataattaataaattaacatgGCCTCACATGCATggtatgttaaattgtaaattaactaGATTTAATGTTTCTTATGAAGTATGTCAGTTTGTAAGTatacttttataagatttatttatgtCTGTAGCATTTA encodes the following:
- the LOC121242628 gene encoding reticulon-like protein B9 → MAQVRHSNLFLGGRSVHEALGGGKVADVLLWSNESSRTVSAALLIGMTVLWFLFEVAEYNLVTFLCHIIITTMLVFFIWTSIQDNFNWKIPPNIHDPMLRSYSEFREVASTLLTVLNEFLPKLLNIAYERDLRRFLSAILSLYILSVVGSYFSFLNLIYFGFLCMETLPLLYDKFRYQVDNFVEEAMENMKGKYNAFDSKFLNKIPRGHVKEKEK